The Macrobrachium nipponense isolate FS-2020 chromosome 44, ASM1510439v2, whole genome shotgun sequence genome contains the following window.
cccaattctAAAGTACTTACTCCTTTATATAAAGTCGTTTATATACAAATAACATTTCGAAATACTGGCATTTGAAATAAATCACAATGTTAACATAACAATTAAGTCTGACTCAAACTTCTTACAGAATAAACAGCTATTCTTATTCAGTAACATTAGGTCAAGTTCAGCATTGTCTATTGAGAAGCaccttcatgaaaaaaaaacagtaatgactagaaaatattatttacaatgaaATGATCTACCTTAGGAATTCACTTACAATGGCTACGCATTTCTGAGCACTCTCAATCATTCACTTCTGGGTGCTAGGAATGTTTCATGAGGGAAGCTGCAGCCCTAGGGCACACACCATTTCGAATTGTCTTACCATGAGATTTCCCACGAATATGATAGACCATACTGCCAAAAGCATAACTAGTAAGCGACGTAAGTCTTGGGAAAAACCACATGAGCTTGAAAGTGATGACCCAAACCCAATAGTAGAAGCACTGGCGGTAGGACATTCGCTTAACAAACGAGGGTACTGAGATATCCAGCGTGTACGCCAGGTATCTGAACATTGCTGGGAATGACATAGACTTAGCAATGTAGCTCATTCCAGTCAAGAGGGCTGTGGCCATGTGTTCATAATTCCAGTCGGCTTCTGCTAGGAAAGCTAAGGCAATCTTCTGCTCCACCTCTAAACATAATGCTCGCGTTTCTTTCACACTGCCACGGCAGAAATTGTACTTGTCGTCAATGCCCAAGAGCCACCCAATACCCCTCCAGAAGTGGATGAACCCAGCGAACTCTTCCTCAGTAGCTGCCCCAGCGCCTAGCTTCTCCGGATGAGCCACCACTAGTCCCATGAAAGCGTACTGGGTCAGTGCCATGTCGCTCTGGCTGAGGTAAAGGCAAGGGTTCTCTGTGTTGTAACTGAGCAACCTGCTCTCAGTCTGATGGCGCAAATCGTCCCTAATGGAAGGATAAAAAGGAGACTCTGGCTCGGGATGTCCTCTTTCACTAACTTTTATCTTCCTCAACTGTTCGTTTTCCTCTGGCGCGTTACACTGGCGGGCTACTTTCCCGTGGATAGACCTAATGGACATGACATCTTTGTGCGCGTCGTCTTCCGGGTCCCAAACATCGCCGGTGTACCACGTGACCACGTGCATCAAGGTAGAGTAGTACCTCTTGAGGGCTTTCATGGGAGTGTCTGACTGGCCGGTGTAAATCAGCGGAGCCAGGCCACGTTTGGGAGCCATCATGAACACTAAAGACAGGAGATTGGAGAAGCAGACAGAGGACAGGTACCGTCGGTAGAATTCCCGCCCGCGGTCGAAGAGCTCCCTGTCGAACCACGAAGGAGGCTCTGGAGGGTTGCCGGATTCTCCCGGCTCGTTCATTCCCTCGACGAGGATCAGAATGAGTTCGCTGTGAGGGTGTATGGTCTCCACGGCGAATTCCGGGGTGGTCATAGTGTAAGTGGGGCGGCCCATGAACTGCCTCTGCGGTTCTGAAGGGATGCCTGATGGTTGCGGCACGAAGGAACTCGGGTCAGGTCCGTCCAGGTGGGGACATCCTGACGATTCCTCGACTTCCTCGTCATTGTGATGATCCGGATCAATTTCCATTTGTTCTgaaagaaagtaaaatatatgtcaatgaaagaaatgaaacttCAATAAGCGGTATGAAATTTTGTCTTAAGCCAGACTAATTCACATAAACTAATTTGATGAATCTAATTTTGCGAAATGGAAAGATCAGAGGCCATACcaggcaatgtttttttttttcaaatgaacataaaaatcaagaacaaatgaaaagaagaaaaggggaAACAT
Protein-coding sequences here:
- the LOC135204183 gene encoding uncharacterized protein LOC135204183, translating into MGVSRSSQELSNGGSTVCLLKEQMEIDPDHHNDEEVEESSGCPHLDGPDPSSFVPQPSGIPSEPQRQFMGRPTYTMTTPEFAVETIHPHSELILILVEGMNEPGESGNPPEPPSWFDRELFDRGREFYRRYLSSVCFSNLLSLVFMMAPKRGLAPLIYTGQSDTPMKALKRYYSTLMHVVTWYTGDVWDPEDDAHKDVMSIRSIHGKVARQCNAPEENEQLRKIKVSERGHPEPESPFYPSIRDDLRHQTESRLLSYNTENPCLYLSQSDMALTQYAFMGLVVAHPEKLGAGAATEEEFAGFIHFWRGIGWLLGIDDKYNFCRGSVKETRALCLEVEQKIALAFLAEADWNYEHMATALLTGMSYIAKSMSFPAMFRYLAYTLDISVPSFVKRMSYRQCFYYWVWVITFKLMWFFPRLTSLTSYAFGSMVYHIRGKSHGKTIRNGVCPRAAASLMKHS